From Drosophila yakuba strain Tai18E2 chromosome 2L, Prin_Dyak_Tai18E2_2.1, whole genome shotgun sequence, one genomic window encodes:
- the LOC120320685 gene encoding uncharacterized protein LOC120320685 — MSTRAASNNREVRETGTGEQPGAIWSRDTDSYLQLLASPLVSRSPSLVQEDPEKVPGVDLSEEETVAEESVTYVSLSSESEEDDGGETVTPVVSLDEDEGGRMAYRSVRRAMQGHGRIRLEDAMPLEDLKDLHEFADARTPRCDSLNGWWWSGRQPPPHPPGTCSHRCHRHHRYRRSHRHRDRSSDRSIVCVLEYTQMLYY, encoded by the coding sequence ATGTCAACACGCGCTGCGAGCAACAATCGGGAGGTGAGGGAGACCGGCACCggggaacagcccggagcgaTATGGAGTAGGGACACGGATTCCTATCTCCAGCTGCTGGCGTCACCCCTGGTGTCGCGATCCCCATCCCTGGTCCAGGAGGATCCGGAGAAGGTCCCAGGCGTGGACCTGTCGGAGGAGGAGACGGTGGCCGAGGAGTCAGTAACGTATGTCTCCCTATCGTCGGAGAGTGAGGAGGACGACGGGGGTGAGACGGTCACCCCGGTGGTGTCCTTGGACGAGGACGAAGGAGGCCGTATGGCCTACCGCAGCGTGCGGCGGGCGATGCAGGGCCACGGGCGGATCCGCCTAGAAGACGCGATGCCATTGGAAGATCTGAAGGATTTGCACGAGTTCGCGGACGCGCGAACGCCACGCTGCGACAGTTTGAAcggatggtggtggagcggaaggcagccgccgccacACCCACCGGGTACCTGCAGCCAccgttgccaccgacaccACCGCTACCgtcgcagccaccgccacAGAGACAGGAGCAGCGACAGGAGCATCGTCTGCGTACTTGAGTACACGCAAATGTTGTATTACTAG
- the LOC120320682 gene encoding uncharacterized protein LOC120320682 codes for MARLGQVPLVQRGNMPEEDQPGTSGTGPQSIIDPENETNSSQEGVSENVPEQNELLGIITQLRATLITQENALHQAETRSALQQQRLELLSAAIHTQQQNETRAGTHTQQQETRAAIHIQQQEETRAATHTQQQGTRAATHTQQQKETRAATHTQLQQEQTVSNMYDLRPTSLIGNFPGGNADNSNISTNTIDYGSSGNVNISNAPTIAIGNRLGGNPDGNQGERPFTRAGSTVSLSHAKEAAIDFEGNTCARNWVEHLKNIGLIYNLTDDCLRMLFVTKLKGNAQRWLHVNPTRMLETFERLCKQLIVAFGETASKSELRRRFEQRKWQRNERFTMYFEEKKMMSQTVNMDMEELLEHLIEGIPSASLRDQARIQRFANPEQMLLAFANVRLPQQAGSYVPKKSTSEAVVNNLRCRNCNSKGHFAKDCRKPSRAPGSCFACGEMGDFVGECRLRKSNINSNTNHYSVS; via the exons ATGGCTCGCCTAGGGCAAGTACCGCTTGTACAGCGAGGAAATATGCCAGAAGAAGATCAGCCCGGCACCTCCGGCACCGGACCGCAAAGCATCATCGATcctgaaaatgaaacaaattcGTCACAGGAAGGCGTTTCCGAGAATGTTCCAGAACAAAATGAACTTCTCGGAATTATCACACAGCTACGAGCAACGCTTATTACGCAGGAAAATGCGTTGCATCAAGCAGAGACGCGTAGCGCattgcaacaacaacggctAGAGCTGCTTAGCGCCGCCATACATACACAACAGCAGAACGAGACACGCGCCggcacacatacacaacagCAAGAGACGCGCGCCGCCATACACATACAACAGCAAGAGGAGACGCGCgccgccacacacacacaacagcAAGGGACGCGCGCCGCCACTCACACACAACAGCAAAAAGAGACGCGTgccgccacacacacacagttacAACAAGAGCAGACAGTTTCCAACATGTACGATTTGCGCCCTACCAGCCTAATTGGAAATTTTCCAGGTGGCAACGCTGACAATTCAAACATCTCAACGAACACAATAGACTATGGATCAAGTGGCAACGTCAACATTTCGAATGCCCCAACAATCGCTATTGGAAATAGATTGGGTGGCAACCCTGATGGCAACCAGGGAGAGAGGCCATTTACCAGGGCTGGATCAACAGTTTCACTTTCTCATGCCAAAGAAGCTGCCATCGATTTCGAAGGGAACACTTGCGCACGCAACTGGGTGGAGCACCTCAAAAATATAGGACTGATCTACAATCTAACAGATGACTGCCTACGAATGCTGTTCGTTACCAAACTTAAAGGTAACGCACAGCGTTGGCTACACGTCAACCCAACTCGGATGCTAGAAACTTTCGAAAGGCTGTGTAAGCAGCTGATCGTAGCATTTGGAGAAACAGCGTCGAAATCAGAGCTGCGCCGAAGATTTGAACAgcgaaaatggcaaaggaaCGAGCGTTTTACCATGTACTTCGAGGAAAAGAAAATGATGTCCCAAACCGTCAACATGGACATGGAAGAACTGCTCGAGCATCTCATTGAGGGGATCCCATCGGCGAGCTTACGCGATCAAGCTCGCATCCAAAGATTCGCCAATCCGGAGCAAATGCTGCTAGCATTTGCCAATGTACGCCTCCCGCAACAAGCTGGGAGCTACGTACCAAAGAAGTCAACATCGGAGGCGGTGGTCAACAACCTGCGTTGCAGGAACTGCAACTCCAAGGGCCATTTCGCCAAAGACTGCCGCAAACCATCAAGGGCACCTGGATCTTGCTTCGCTTGTGGAGAAATGGGCGATTTTGTGGGAGAATGTCGTCTAAGGAaaagcaacatcaacagcaacactAACCACTAT AGTGTCTCATAG